In Mercurialis annua linkage group LG5, ddMerAnnu1.2, whole genome shotgun sequence, a single genomic region encodes these proteins:
- the LOC126682687 gene encoding probable receptor-like serine/threonine-protein kinase At4g34500, with amino-acid sequence MSSVSGNSSAASLPHELVSNTSFLNLKLYVIIALVSISLLLIFLLTCLCIRINRAKKNRTKPLVKQNSGLIPFVSKQIMEIKALDRMGAAVIVDVEIEDGVKKMKKSGESEDDASCSASGGSSDASTGVDVQQNIGWGRWYSLKELEIATRGFNEENVIGEGGYGVVYRGVLEDGSVVAVKNLLNNKGQAEKEFRVEVEAIGKVRHKNLVRLLGYCAEGARRMLVYEYVDNGNLEQWLHGDVGPVSPLTWDIRLKIAIGTAKGLAYLHEGLEPKVVHRDVKSSNILLDKKWNPKVSDFGLAKLLGSDSSYVTTRVMGTFGYVSPDYASTGMLNEGSDVYSFGVLLMEMITGRSPIDYSRPAEEMNLVEWFKGMLASRRAEELLDPLIEVQPSARALKRTMLVCLRCIDLDGNKRPKMGQIIHMLEADDFPFRAELRSAKDRDHPSSEAPASNKVPRPIKHAWGSVAETSNR; translated from the exons ATGTCGTCGGTCTCCGGCAACTCCTCCGCCGCATCTCTACCTCATGAGCTTGTCTCAAACACCTCATTTCTAAACCTTAAACTATACGTCATAATCGCACTGGTTTCAATATCTTTACTCTTAATATTCCTCCTCACCTGCCTCTGCATCCGTATAAACCGAGCTAAaaagaaccgaaccaaaccgctGGTTAAACAAAACTCCGGTCTGATCCCGTTCGTCTCCAAACAAATCATGGAAATCAAAGCTCTGGATCGTATGGGAGCTGCTGTTATTGTCGACGTGGAGATCGAAGACGGGGttaagaagatgaagaagagtGGAGAGAGTGAGGATGACGCATCGTGTAGCGCGAGTGGTGGGAGTAGTGATGCTTCGACGGGGGTGGACGTGCAGCAGAATATTGGGTGGGGTCGGTGGTATAGTCTGAAGGAGCTGGAGATTGCGACACGTGGATTTAACGAGGAGAATGTGATCGGTGAAGGTGGATACGGCGTCGTTTATAGAGGTGTTTTGGAGGATGGGTCGGTTGTTGCGGTTAAGAATTTGCTTAATAACAA GGGTCAGGCAGAGAAGGAGTTCAGGGTGGAAGTTGAAGCAATTGGAAAAGTAAGGCACAAGAACTTGGTGCGCCTACTCGGCTATTGTGCAGAGGGTGCTCGTAG GATGCTTGTTTATGAGTATGTTGATAATGGCAATTTGGAGCAGTGGTTACATGGTGATGTAGGGCCTGTTAGTCCTCTCACCTGGGATATCAGATTGAAGATTGCTATTGGGACAGCTAAAGG GCTAGCTTATTTGCATGAAGGCTTAGAACCTAAAGTTGTGCATCGTGATGTGAAATCCAGCAACATACTTCTGGATAAGAAGTGGAATCCAAAGGTTTCAGATTTTGGATTAGCCAAGCTTTTGGGTTCTGACTCGAGCTATGTCACCACACGTGTAATGGGGACATTTGG ATATGTTTCTCCTGATTACGCAAGCACGGGAATGCTTAATGAAGGAAGTGATGTTTATAGTTTCGGAGTGCTTCTCATGGAGATGATTACTGGAAGGAGCCCAATTGATTATTCCAGACCAGCTGAAGAG ATGAACTTGGTTGAATGGTTCAAAGGAATGCTAGCCAGTCGTCGTGCGGAGGAACTTTTAGACCCTCTAATCGAAGTTCAGCCTTCTGCAAGAGCTTTGAAACGAACAATGCTGGTTTGTCTTAGATGTATAGATTTGGATGGTAATAAGAGACCAAAAATGGGGCAGATTATTCATATGCTTGAGGCTGATGATTTTCCATTTCGCGCT GAACTTAGATCAGCTAAAGACAGAGATCATCCCTCGTCTGAAGCACCCGCATCCAACAAAGTACCACGTCCAATCAAACATGCATGGGGAAGCGTTGCTGAAACATCAAACCGTTGA